In Acidobacteriota bacterium, the following proteins share a genomic window:
- a CDS encoding glycine dehydrogenase subunit 2 encodes MKEHPRHARPHITRDENLIFERSSSGKCGVDLPSPEVPAASAAELLGDDLCRNDIPGFPEVSELEVIRHFTRLSTWNYGVDTGLYPLGSCTMKYNPRINEVVARLEGLATDHPYAPAELTQGCLKILYDTARCLAEITGMDAVSLQPSAGAQGELSGILMIQACLADRGDPRKYILIPDSAHGTNPASVTTSGYQVRNLKSDAHGCLDLAELDGAMTEEVAGLMLTNPNTLGIFEVRIREICELVHRKGGLVYMDGANMNALVGVARPADFGVDVMHLNLHKTFTTPHGGGGPGSGPVAVKKVLEPYLPSPMVILSADGTYSLDYNRPKSIGRVRAFYGNFGMVVRALAFIAANGGEGLLQSTRDAVLNANYVMCRLQDLYDLPYNEPCMHECVLSDRRQATRGVHTVDIAKRLIDYGFHPYTTAFPLIVPGAMMIEPTESASKEELDEFIEAMRNIAEEVEEDPEFVLKAPHSTRVSRLDEATAARKPILRWKP; translated from the coding sequence ATGAAGGAACATCCCCGCCACGCCAGGCCGCACATCACGCGGGACGAAAACCTAATCTTCGAGCGGAGTTCGTCCGGCAAATGCGGCGTTGATCTCCCATCGCCGGAAGTCCCGGCTGCATCGGCGGCTGAGCTCCTGGGTGATGATCTCTGCCGGAACGACATCCCAGGGTTTCCGGAGGTCTCGGAGCTGGAAGTCATCCGCCACTTCACGCGCCTCTCAACCTGGAACTACGGCGTAGACACTGGCCTTTATCCGCTGGGTTCCTGCACCATGAAGTACAATCCGCGCATCAATGAAGTGGTGGCCCGGCTCGAAGGCCTGGCGACAGATCATCCTTATGCGCCTGCGGAACTCACGCAAGGATGCCTGAAAATTCTGTACGACACGGCCCGCTGCCTGGCTGAAATAACAGGCATGGATGCGGTTTCGTTGCAGCCGTCGGCGGGCGCGCAGGGTGAACTCTCCGGCATCCTGATGATCCAGGCCTGCCTGGCAGACCGCGGCGACCCTCGAAAATACATTTTGATTCCCGACTCCGCGCACGGTACCAATCCTGCCAGCGTTACGACCTCCGGCTACCAGGTGAGAAACCTGAAGTCCGACGCCCACGGCTGCCTTGACCTTGCGGAACTCGATGGCGCCATGACAGAAGAAGTGGCCGGACTGATGCTGACCAATCCCAATACGCTGGGAATTTTTGAAGTCCGCATTCGCGAGATCTGCGAACTGGTCCACCGCAAAGGCGGCCTGGTTTACATGGACGGGGCCAACATGAATGCGCTGGTTGGGGTCGCGCGGCCTGCTGACTTTGGCGTGGACGTGATGCACCTGAATCTGCACAAGACCTTTACAACCCCTCACGGGGGTGGCGGGCCGGGCTCTGGACCCGTCGCCGTCAAGAAGGTGCTTGAACCGTATCTCCCCTCGCCCATGGTGATCCTGTCGGCGGACGGGACGTACAGCCTGGATTACAACCGCCCGAAGAGCATCGGCCGCGTGCGCGCGTTCTATGGCAATTTCGGAATGGTAGTGCGTGCTCTGGCCTTTATTGCCGCCAACGGAGGCGAAGGCTTGCTGCAGTCCACCCGGGATGCCGTGCTCAATGCTAACTATGTAATGTGCCGGCTGCAGGACCTCTACGATTTGCCCTACAACGAGCCGTGTATGCACGAATGCGTGCTATCTGACCGTCGCCAGGCTACCCGCGGCGTTCATACCGTCGACATCGCCAAACGGCTGATCGATTATGGCTTTCATCCCTACACCACGGCGTTTCCACTAATCGTGCCGGGCGCCATGATGATTGAACCCACGGAAAGCGCCAGCAAGGAAGAGCTGGATGAGTTTATCGAGGCCATGCGAAACATTGCGGAAGAGGTCGAGGAAGACCCGGAATTTGTGCTGAAGGCTCCGCACTCGACGCGCGTCAGCCGCCTGGATGAAGCCACAGCCGCTCGCAAGCCGATTCTGCGCTGGAAGCCCTAA
- the smc gene encoding chromosome segregation protein SMC, with product MTLLKLKRLELLGFKSFADRTRLEFQNGTVGIVGPNGCGKSNLSDAMNWVLGEQSARLLRGERMTDVIFNGTGNRPPTGMAEVTMTLEDSEYDGIEEVIEQAEPAQAQAETVDSEGPSEGEVSEIERTAADKRAVYRGYLKDGSGQITVTRRLFRSGESEYLINGRVSRLRDIQDVFMGTGLGPESYAIIEQGRIGQILSSKPSDRRLILEEAAGISKFKARKRAAELKLESSRGNLSRITDILEEVIKQVNSLKRQASKARRFRELQDEMMGRQKVTLASRLRILESQCQQLQKDSEALQQLSAEEGRGLELLTNEQRSTTARCEELEGRLISIREALAENELERQRLQSRLEQIRQQIMALDSRSADAKQESEQISSRMDSLGREGGMRAQEHEALLKEQSAAEEEGARLQEKQEDLGLRIREAEGAVEQARQALLASISRASNLRNQLVQAEEMCLGLERQEARTSEERAGVEAERAQNAAELETLSQENERFQDELARLAESVSRTAAALDQAQKAEAAERRDLENVRREFSGMQARKQTLEESLARHAYSTESVRRLLNGEFPSNGHYFRPLGVLADFLEVSPGYEEVIEEFLKSELDCVVVEQHAEARSGIAVLQAEGTGRSTFFVTRADAAGHLSSNGHHQVSQEPGVVASLREMVRLEPRLGLNGDPPLPSLGKAYLVEDAAAAERLAANYPDCHFVTRSGEHYHHRLVSGGRGSSAGPLALRRDFRDLERRTVEVESDIQAREARLAAFEEHAQTLKERLSGLTAARQESEKNSVVGSERLRQVQQALARALERSRVFAEEIQRLEAERQSLESKQVVIRGQLEAEETARVRLEAEITASSEQVGVERQRFDQGAQALAQAQARFSTLQERTRALAAERERLAAQTREMADRMDHLTRQVTGWEENQRQLAAEADSTRARDTELESIHARVKTELQGVGDELQTVRARRDHLRPQVEQARARYEAAREKRSEAEVALARAESDRDHHLVQCRESLQQAPEALLAELAAETFLVGEALELAEEEVRELKKKIDNLGPLNMMALEELKEAEERYEFLESQRQDLLTSIEDTAQAIREIDRLSRLQFMEAFKAINIHFAESFRTLFGGGIGQLRLTDEEDPDSGLDIVAQPPGKRLQNILLLSGGEKALAALALLIAIFRYTPSPFCVLDEVDAPLDDTNVGRFTRMIQRMSTATQFILITHNKTTMEIARAIYGVTMEEAGVSKLISVQLEEFEEEPVAVSA from the coding sequence ATTACCTTGCTGAAATTAAAGAGATTAGAGCTACTCGGCTTCAAGTCTTTTGCAGACCGGACTCGACTGGAATTCCAGAACGGAACGGTCGGCATTGTGGGGCCGAACGGGTGCGGCAAGTCGAACCTGTCCGACGCCATGAACTGGGTGCTCGGCGAGCAGAGCGCACGCCTGCTCCGGGGCGAGCGCATGACGGACGTCATCTTCAACGGCACGGGAAACCGGCCGCCAACCGGCATGGCAGAAGTGACCATGACGCTTGAAGATTCCGAATACGACGGCATTGAGGAAGTTATAGAGCAGGCAGAACCGGCCCAGGCACAGGCAGAAACCGTAGATTCCGAAGGACCGTCAGAGGGTGAAGTTTCTGAAATCGAACGGACAGCGGCCGACAAGCGCGCTGTGTACAGAGGGTATCTCAAAGACGGCTCAGGCCAGATCACCGTAACCCGGCGGCTGTTTCGTTCCGGTGAAAGCGAATACCTCATCAATGGCCGTGTCAGCCGCCTGCGCGATATCCAGGATGTCTTTATGGGCACGGGCCTGGGCCCCGAATCCTACGCGATCATTGAGCAAGGGCGCATCGGCCAGATCCTGAGCTCTAAACCTTCCGACCGCCGCCTGATCCTTGAAGAAGCGGCCGGCATTTCCAAATTCAAAGCCCGCAAGCGGGCGGCTGAGCTGAAACTTGAATCCTCCCGGGGAAATCTCTCTCGCATCACCGACATCCTGGAAGAGGTCATCAAGCAGGTAAATTCGCTGAAGCGCCAGGCGTCGAAGGCGCGCCGCTTCCGGGAGCTGCAAGACGAGATGATGGGCCGCCAGAAGGTTACTCTGGCGTCGCGGCTGCGCATTCTTGAGTCACAGTGCCAGCAGCTTCAGAAAGACTCTGAGGCGCTCCAGCAGCTCTCGGCCGAAGAGGGCCGCGGACTTGAGCTGCTGACGAACGAACAACGGTCCACCACGGCGCGCTGCGAAGAGCTGGAAGGCAGACTGATTTCCATCCGGGAGGCATTGGCGGAAAACGAACTCGAACGCCAGCGCCTGCAGTCGCGGCTTGAGCAGATCCGCCAGCAGATTATGGCGCTCGATTCCCGAAGCGCTGACGCGAAACAGGAGAGCGAACAGATCAGCTCCCGCATGGATTCTCTTGGGCGTGAAGGCGGGATGCGGGCCCAGGAACATGAGGCGTTGCTGAAGGAACAATCAGCAGCCGAAGAGGAAGGAGCGCGGCTTCAGGAAAAGCAGGAAGATCTCGGCCTGCGCATCCGCGAGGCCGAAGGGGCCGTCGAGCAGGCACGCCAGGCGCTTCTGGCCTCCATCAGCCGGGCATCCAACCTTCGCAATCAGCTTGTGCAGGCGGAGGAAATGTGCCTTGGGCTCGAGCGGCAGGAAGCGAGAACCAGCGAGGAGCGCGCCGGCGTTGAAGCCGAACGCGCGCAGAATGCAGCCGAACTTGAAACTCTATCGCAGGAGAATGAACGCTTCCAGGATGAGCTGGCGCGGCTAGCCGAATCGGTTTCGCGAACGGCTGCGGCGCTGGACCAGGCGCAGAAGGCGGAAGCGGCGGAGAGGCGGGACCTAGAAAATGTTCGCCGCGAGTTTTCCGGCATGCAGGCCCGCAAGCAGACGCTTGAAGAGTCGCTGGCCCGCCATGCATACTCCACGGAAAGCGTTCGCCGGCTTTTGAACGGAGAGTTTCCCTCAAACGGCCATTACTTCCGGCCGCTCGGCGTACTGGCGGACTTTCTGGAAGTTTCTCCCGGATACGAGGAAGTCATCGAAGAATTTCTGAAGTCGGAACTTGATTGCGTGGTGGTTGAACAGCACGCAGAGGCTCGCTCAGGAATTGCAGTTCTTCAGGCGGAAGGTACGGGCCGGTCAACGTTTTTTGTGACTCGCGCGGACGCCGCCGGGCACCTCAGCAGCAACGGGCATCACCAGGTTAGCCAGGAACCCGGCGTAGTGGCTTCGCTGCGGGAAATGGTCCGGTTGGAGCCACGGCTGGGATTGAACGGTGACCCGCCACTACCCTCGCTGGGCAAGGCCTATCTGGTGGAGGATGCTGCGGCCGCAGAGAGGCTGGCTGCGAATTATCCCGATTGCCACTTTGTGACCCGCTCCGGTGAGCACTACCACCACCGGCTTGTTTCTGGCGGGCGCGGATCGAGCGCGGGCCCTCTGGCGTTGCGGCGTGACTTCCGCGACCTGGAACGGCGCACGGTGGAGGTGGAATCAGACATTCAGGCCCGCGAAGCCAGACTCGCAGCCTTTGAGGAGCACGCGCAGACGCTGAAAGAGCGCCTTAGCGGCCTTACCGCGGCGCGGCAGGAATCAGAGAAGAACTCCGTGGTGGGATCTGAGCGATTGCGGCAGGTCCAGCAGGCGCTTGCCCGCGCGCTTGAGCGGTCGCGCGTTTTTGCGGAGGAAATTCAGCGGCTTGAGGCTGAGCGTCAGTCGCTCGAATCAAAGCAGGTGGTGATTCGCGGCCAGCTTGAAGCCGAAGAAACTGCAAGAGTGCGGCTTGAGGCTGAGATCACTGCCAGCTCTGAGCAGGTGGGGGTGGAACGGCAGCGGTTTGACCAGGGGGCGCAAGCCCTGGCGCAGGCCCAAGCCCGCTTCAGCACCCTCCAGGAGCGCACTCGGGCGCTTGCTGCTGAACGCGAACGGCTGGCTGCCCAGACACGGGAAATGGCAGACCGCATGGACCATCTTACCCGGCAGGTAACCGGTTGGGAAGAAAACCAGCGGCAGCTTGCCGCGGAAGCTGATTCGACGCGGGCGCGTGATACCGAGCTGGAGAGCATACACGCCCGGGTGAAGACGGAATTGCAGGGCGTTGGCGACGAACTGCAGACGGTGCGGGCACGACGGGATCACCTCCGGCCGCAGGTTGAGCAGGCCCGCGCCCGCTACGAAGCTGCGCGTGAAAAGCGGTCCGAGGCAGAAGTCGCGCTGGCGCGCGCGGAGTCTGACCGCGATCACCATCTTGTGCAATGCCGCGAATCACTCCAGCAGGCCCCTGAGGCGTTGCTGGCTGAACTGGCCGCGGAAACCTTCCTGGTGGGTGAAGCCCTGGAGCTTGCCGAGGAAGAAGTCCGCGAACTCAAAAAGAAGATCGACAATCTTGGCCCGCTCAACATGATGGCGCTCGAGGAACTGAAGGAAGCCGAAGAGCGCTACGAATTTCTGGAAAGCCAGCGGCAGGACCTGCTGACTTCCATCGAAGACACGGCGCAGGCCATCCGGGAAATTGACCGGCTCTCGCGCCTGCAGTTCATGGAAGCTTTCAAGGCCATCAACATCCACTTTGCGGAGTCTTTCCGCACGCTGTTTGGCGGCGGCATCGGCCAGTTGCGGCTGACCGATGAGGAAGATCCCGACAGCGGGCTCGACATTGTGGCCCAGCCGCCCGGCAAGCGGCTGCAGAACATCCTGCTGCTATCGGGTGGCGAAAAGGCCCTGGCAGCGCTGGCATTGCTGATTGCGATTTTCCGCTACACGCCAAGCCCCTTCTGTGTGCTGGACGAAGTGGACGCTCCGCTGGACGATACCAACGTGGGGCGCTTCACGCGCATGATCCAGAGAATGAGCACGGCGACACAATTCATCCTGATCACCCACAATAAGACCACCATGGAAATCGCGCGGGCCATCTACGGCGTCACCATGGAAGAAGCCGGTGTGTCAAAACTGATCTCCGTGCAATTGGAAGAGTTCGAAGAAGAGCCGGTGGCCGTGTCGGCATGA